From the genome of Eriocheir sinensis breed Jianghai 21 chromosome 47, ASM2467909v1, whole genome shotgun sequence, one region includes:
- the LOC126981319 gene encoding uncharacterized protein LOC126981319 isoform X4, with amino-acid sequence MVSPCASLSAREKCSASVSYCVSQCLVGCRCGVESRALELVVRLLTYTQRWMNFGTAPCLLSTACHTRGAGSRLSHLPAYKGSRLSHLSHLPAYKRCRLSHLSHLPAYKGCRLSHLSHLPAYKGCRLSHLSHLPAYKGCRLSHLSHLPAYNGCRLSHLSHLPAYKGCRLSHLSHLPAYKRCRLSHLSHLPAYKRCRLSHLSHLPAYKGCRLSHLSHLPAYKGCRLSHLSHLPAYKGCRLSHLSHLPAYKGCRLSHLSHLPAYKGCRLSHLSHLPAYNGCRLSHLSHLPAYKGCRLSNLSHLPTLSHPFFLFFIKVNDDVCFEFEKCLK; translated from the exons ATGGTGAGTCCTTGTGCTAGTCTCAGTGCACGTGAAAAATGTAGTGCGTCAGTATCTTACTGCGTGAGTCAGTGCCTTGTTGGGTGCCGGTGTGGCGTCGAGTCTCGTGCCCTTGAGTTGGTCGTTCGCCTGTTGACATACACACAACGGTGGATGAATTTCGGCACGgcaccgtgtcttttgtcgactgcttgtcatacaaggggtgcaggttctCGTTTGtcacatttaccggcatacaagggaagcaggttatctcatttgtcacatttaccggcatacaagaggtgcaggttatctcatttgtcacatttaccggcatacaaggggtgcaggttatctcatttgtcacatttaccggcatacaaggggtgcaggttatctcatttgtcacatttaccggcatacaaggggtgcaggttatctcatttatcacatttaccggcatacaatgggtgcaggttatctcatttgtcacatttaccggcatacaaggggtgcaggttatctcatttatcacatttaccggcatacaagaggtgcaggttatctcatttgtcacatttaccggcatacaagaggtgcag gttatctcatttgtcacatttaccggcatacaaggggtgcaggttatctcatttgtcacatttaccggcatacaaggggtgcaggttatctcatttgtcacatttaccggcatacaaggggtgcaggttatctcatttatcacatttaccggcatacaaggggtgcaggttatctcatttgtcacatttaccggcatacaaggggtgcaggttatctcatttatcacatttaccggcatacaatgggtgcag gttatctcatttatcacatttaccggcatacaaggggtgcaggttatctaatttatcacatttaccgacattgtcccacccgttttttttattttttattaaagtaaatgatgacgtgtgttttgaatttgaaaaatgcttgaaataa
- the LOC126981319 gene encoding uncharacterized protein LOC126981319 isoform X9, with product MVSPCASLSAREKCSASVSYCVSQCLVGCRCGVESRALELVVRLLTYTQRWMNFGTAPCLLSTACHTRGAGSRLSHLPAYKGSRLSHLSHLPAYKGCRLSHLSHLPAYKGCRLSHLSHLPAYKGCRLSHLSHLPAYNGCRLSHLSHLPAYKGCRLSHLSHLPAYKRCRLSHLSHLPAYKRCRLSHLSHLPAYKGCRLSHLSHLPAYKGCRLSHLSHLPAYKGCRLSHLSHLPAYKGCRLSHLSHLPAYKGCRLSHLSHLPAYNGCRLSHLSHLPAYKGCRLSHLSHLPAYKGCRLSNLSHLPTLSHPFFLFFIKVNDDVCFEFEKCLK from the exons ATGGTGAGTCCTTGTGCTAGTCTCAGTGCACGTGAAAAATGTAGTGCGTCAGTATCTTACTGCGTGAGTCAGTGCCTTGTTGGGTGCCGGTGTGGCGTCGAGTCTCGTGCCCTTGAGTTGGTCGTTCGCCTGTTGACATACACACAACGGTGGATGAATTTCGGCACGgcaccgtgtcttttgtcgactgcttgtcatacaaggggtgcaggttctCGTTTGtcacatttaccggcatacaagggaagcag gttatctcatttgtcacatttaccggcatacaaggggtgcaggttatctcatttgtcacatttaccggcatacaaggggtgcaggttatctcatttgtcacatttaccggcatacaaggggtgcaggttatctcatttatcacatttaccggcatacaatgggtgcaggttatctcatttgtcacatttaccggcatacaaggggtgcaggttatctcatttatcacatttaccggcatacaagaggtgcaggttatctcatttgtcacatttaccggcatacaagaggtgcag gttatctcatttgtcacatttaccggcatacaaggggtgcaggttatctcatttgtcacatttaccggcatacaaggggtgcaggttatctcatttgtcacatttaccggcatacaaggggtgcaggttatctcatttatcacatttaccggcatacaaggggtgcaggttatctcatttgtcacatttaccggcatacaaggggtgcaggttatctcatttatcacatttaccggcatacaatgggtgcaggttatctcatttgtcacatttaccggcatacaag gggtgcaggttatctcatttatcacatttaccggcatacaaggggtgcaggttatctaatttatcacatttaccgacattgtcccacccgttttttttattttttattaaagtaaatgatgacgtgtgttttgaatttgaaaaatgcttgaaataa
- the LOC126981319 gene encoding uncharacterized protein LOC126981319 isoform X34 codes for MVSPCASLSAREKCSASVSYCVSQCLVGCRCGVESRALELVVRLLTYTQRWMNFGTAPCLLSTACHTRGAGSRLSHLPAYKGSRLSHLSHLPAYKGCRLSHLSHLPAYKGCRLSHLSHLPAYKGCRLSHLSHLPAYKRCRLSHLSHLPAYKRCRLSHLSHLPAYKGCRLSHLSHLPAYKGCRLSHLSHLPAYKGCRLSHLSHLPAYKGCRLSHLSHLPAYKGCRLSHLSHLPAYNGCRLSHLSHLPAYKGCRLSHLSHLPAYKGCRLSNLSHLPTLSHPFFLFFIKVNDDVCFEFEKCLK; via the exons ATGGTGAGTCCTTGTGCTAGTCTCAGTGCACGTGAAAAATGTAGTGCGTCAGTATCTTACTGCGTGAGTCAGTGCCTTGTTGGGTGCCGGTGTGGCGTCGAGTCTCGTGCCCTTGAGTTGGTCGTTCGCCTGTTGACATACACACAACGGTGGATGAATTTCGGCACGgcaccgtgtcttttgtcgactgcttgtcatacaaggggtgcaggttctCGTTTGtcacatttaccggcatacaagggaagcag gttatctcatttgtcacatttaccggcatacaaggggtgcaggttatctcatttgtcacatttaccggcatacaaggggtgcag gttatctcatttgtcacatttaccggcatacaaggggtgcaggttatctcatttatcacatttaccggcatacaagaggtgcaggttatctcatttgtcacatttaccggcatacaagaggtgcag gttatctcatttgtcacatttaccggcatacaaggggtgcaggttatctcatttgtcacatttaccggcatacaaggggtgcaggttatctcatttgtcacatttaccggcatacaaggggtgcaggttatctcatttatcacatttaccggcatacaaggggtgcaggttatctcatttgtcacatttaccggcatacaaggggtgcaggttatctcatttatcacatttaccggcatacaatgggtgcaggttatctcatttgtcacatttaccggcatacaag gggtgcaggttatctcatttatcacatttaccggcatacaaggggtgcaggttatctaatttatcacatttaccgacattgtcccacccgttttttttattttttattaaagtaaatgatgacgtgtgttttgaatttgaaaaatgcttgaaataa
- the LOC126981319 gene encoding uncharacterized protein LOC126981319 isoform X25 — protein sequence MVSPCASLSAREKCSASVSYCVSQCLVGCRCGVESRALELVVRLLTYTQRWMNFGTAPCLLSTACHTRGAGSRLSHLPAYKGSRLSHLSHLPAYKRCRLSHLSHLPAYKGCRLSHLSHLPAYKGCRLSHLSHLPAYKGCRLSHLSHLPAYKRCRLSHLSHLPAYKGCRLSHLSHLPAYKGCRLSHLSHLPAYKGCRLSHLSHLPAYKGCRLSHLSHLPAYKGCRLSHLSHLPAYNGCRLSHLSHLPAYKGCRLSHLSHLPAYKGCRLSNLSHLPTLSHPFFLFFIKVNDDVCFEFEKCLK from the exons ATGGTGAGTCCTTGTGCTAGTCTCAGTGCACGTGAAAAATGTAGTGCGTCAGTATCTTACTGCGTGAGTCAGTGCCTTGTTGGGTGCCGGTGTGGCGTCGAGTCTCGTGCCCTTGAGTTGGTCGTTCGCCTGTTGACATACACACAACGGTGGATGAATTTCGGCACGgcaccgtgtcttttgtcgactgcttgtcatacaaggggtgcaggttctCGTTTGtcacatttaccggcatacaagggaagcaggttatctcatttgtcacatttaccggcatacaagaggtgcaggttatctcatttgtcacatttaccggcatacaaggggtgcaggttatctcatttgtcacatttaccggcatacaaggggtgcaggttatctcatttgtcacatttaccggcatacaaggggtgcag gttatctcatttgtcacatttaccggcatacaagaggtgcag gttatctcatttgtcacatttaccggcatacaaggggtgcaggttatctcatttgtcacatttaccggcatacaaggggtgcaggttatctcatttgtcacatttaccggcatacaaggggtgcaggttatctcatttatcacatttaccggcatacaaggggtgcaggttatctcatttgtcacatttaccggcatacaaggggtgcaggttatctcatttatcacatttaccggcatacaatgggtgcaggttatctcatttgtcacatttaccggcatacaag gggtgcaggttatctcatttatcacatttaccggcatacaaggggtgcaggttatctaatttatcacatttaccgacattgtcccacccgttttttttattttttattaaagtaaatgatgacgtgtgttttgaatttgaaaaatgcttgaaataa
- the LOC126981319 gene encoding uncharacterized protein LOC126981319 isoform X16 yields the protein MVSPCASLSAREKCSASVSYCVSQCLVGCRCGVESRALELVVRLLTYTQRWMNFGTAPCLLSTACHTRGAGSRLSHLPAYKGSRLSHLSHLPAYKGCRLSHLSHLPAYKGCRLSHLSHLPAYKGCRLSHLSHLPAYKGCRLSHLSHLPAYKRCRLSHLSHLPAYKRCRLSHLSHLPAYKGCRLSHLSHLPAYKGCRLSHLSHLPAYKGCRLSHLSHLPAYKGCRLSHLSHLPAYKGCRLSHLSHLPAYNGCRLSHLSHLPAYKGCRLSHLSHLPAYKGCRLSNLSHLPTLSHPFFLFFIKVNDDVCFEFEKCLK from the exons ATGGTGAGTCCTTGTGCTAGTCTCAGTGCACGTGAAAAATGTAGTGCGTCAGTATCTTACTGCGTGAGTCAGTGCCTTGTTGGGTGCCGGTGTGGCGTCGAGTCTCGTGCCCTTGAGTTGGTCGTTCGCCTGTTGACATACACACAACGGTGGATGAATTTCGGCACGgcaccgtgtcttttgtcgactgcttgtcatacaaggggtgcaggttctCGTTTGtcacatttaccggcatacaagggaagcag gttatctcatttgtcacatttaccggcatacaaggggtgcaggttatctcatttgtcacatttaccggcatacaaggggtgcaggttatctcatttgtcacatttaccggcatacaaggggtgcag gttatctcatttgtcacatttaccggcatacaaggggtgcaggttatctcatttatcacatttaccggcatacaagaggtgcaggttatctcatttgtcacatttaccggcatacaagaggtgcag gttatctcatttgtcacatttaccggcatacaaggggtgcaggttatctcatttgtcacatttaccggcatacaaggggtgcaggttatctcatttgtcacatttaccggcatacaaggggtgcaggttatctcatttatcacatttaccggcatacaaggggtgcaggttatctcatttgtcacatttaccggcatacaaggggtgcaggttatctcatttatcacatttaccggcatacaatgggtgcaggttatctcatttgtcacatttaccggcatacaag gggtgcaggttatctcatttatcacatttaccggcatacaaggggtgcaggttatctaatttatcacatttaccgacattgtcccacccgttttttttattttttattaaagtaaatgatgacgtgtgttttgaatttgaaaaatgcttgaaataa